The genomic interval CACAACGACCGATGGCCGGATCAAGACGACACCCATCGGAGGGCTCGGCCGCGTCTTCATCGCACAGGACACACGCATCATACGATCGTTCCGGGGTGCACGATGAGATCCGGAAGAAGCACTGCCCTCGCCCTGACAGCTTGTGTCCTCACGCTCGCGTCGAACATTGCGGTGGGGGCTTCCCCCGCCGACTCGGTGCTGACGGCGCGGCTCGCAGTGACTTCTGACCTTGACAGCGCGGCGGTATACCTCGACACGGTGCACGTGGGGAACACGCCCCTCGTTCTCAACGCAGTGCTCCCCGGGATCCACGTCCTCAGGGTCCTGCCTCCACGACCTGAGGAGTGGTCCGTCCAGGCCGCGACCGATACGGTGCACGTGCTGCCGGGCCAGACCCGCACGGTTTCGTACCGGCTCCGGGCCTTCATCCCGCTCCACAGTGATCCTGCAGGAGCGGAGTTCTTCATCAATGATTCGCTGGCAGGTATCACCCCCTTGTTGCTCAAGCCCTCCGATATTCGGGAAGACGCCCGTCTGGAGCTGCGACTGAAGGGATTCGAACCCATGCCGGTTCTGCCTTCCGCCCTGACCGGGGAGACGGCCCTCACCCTGGCGTTGAAGGGAAGTTGGCAGGGGGAGCCCGGCGAAGCCCCCACCGTT from Ignavibacteriota bacterium carries:
- a CDS encoding PEGA domain-containing protein; this encodes MRSGRSTALALTACVLTLASNIAVGASPADSVLTARLAVTSDLDSAAVYLDTVHVGNTPLVLNAVLPGIHVLRVLPPRPEEWSVQAATDTVHVLPGQTRTVSYRLRAFIPLHSDPAGAEFFINDSLAGITPLLLKPSDIREDARLELRLKGFEPMPVLPSALTGETALTLALKGSWQGEPGEAPTVLLPVHPWDARKVGLFVSGGVSILAGIGAAYFKISADEKQEAYLASGDPGLASERKRLDTLAGVSLAFAQAGIIVLSYLLITE